The Pseudomonas orientalis genome contains a region encoding:
- a CDS encoding dihydrofolate reductase family protein yields MSTLVYYVAATLDGYIATEQHKLDWLDNFALGDDATPYDDFYETVGAVVMGSQTYDWIMSNAPDDWPYQDVPAFVMSNQDLSAHPNLNITFVKGDARDIAIRARSAAKGKNVWLVGGGKTAACFANAGELQQLFITTIPVFLGSGVPVLPVDHALEVVLRKQRTLKSGAIECVLDVKMD; encoded by the coding sequence ATGTCGACGCTGGTCTATTACGTAGCTGCCACGCTGGACGGTTACATTGCTACTGAGCAGCACAAGCTGGATTGGCTGGACAATTTCGCGCTGGGGGATGATGCAACGCCCTATGACGATTTCTATGAGACGGTCGGGGCGGTGGTCATGGGCTCGCAAACCTACGACTGGATCATGTCGAACGCTCCCGATGACTGGCCCTACCAGGATGTGCCAGCCTTCGTCATGAGTAACCAGGACCTGTCAGCCCACCCCAACCTGAATATCACCTTCGTAAAGGGCGACGCCAGGGACATTGCGATCAGGGCCAGGTCTGCGGCAAAGGGTAAGAATGTCTGGCTGGTCGGTGGCGGCAAGACAGCCGCTTGTTTCGCCAACGCCGGAGAACTGCAGCAGCTGTTTATTACCACCATTCCGGTCTTCCTGGGCAGTGGCGTTCCGGTACTGCCGGTTGACCACGCGCTTGAGGTCGTTCTGCGAAAACAGCGCACGCTGAAGAGCGGTGCCATTGAGTGCGTTCTGGACGTGAAAATGGATTAA